DNA sequence from the Cataglyphis hispanica isolate Lineage 1 chromosome 12, ULB_Chis1_1.0, whole genome shotgun sequence genome:
TTGCTCCATTTGTTTAATGTAAGAAtcgattatgaataaattacaaaCAGTACTCCTTACAGGAAaggtttttttgttttaacataaattatttcaatttttgtttaaactcAATGAATCATGTACTAAAAACTAAAGGGCATAAGTAACATATTGAATGAAGTCATACAATACAgctaaaaaaagatgtttctttttttacacaaaaatatttacaggATGTTTCAATTAAAACGCGCGTTCTCTGTTCCGGTTACATacaaaacgaaataaaaatgaatatcggAATACTTGAATattgaattacatatatagCAGAAAAGTTTCATTGTGGGAAAAAGCTTACGTTTATCTGTGTAACATtgaatacattattttgatcGAGTACTTAATTTTGTGGCGCcgtaattcttaattaaaacattctatctgttaattatttcagatttgatttaatattaacaacctcttttatcaattcttgaatatgtcatatatacacgaaaaaagaagaaaacaatatatactttaaattttaaatgacacACGATTGATACGTATGGTTTAAtcataatagatttatttgcACGAAATAACAATCAGCTATTATCTAGATTCAAATTAAGAAGTAGACATGACTGTCTCAAATTGTTCATATAAATTTCGCAGCGAAACGCACGATACACACATACTgacattctaattttaatttgcacggCGGCAACGACATACAGGCATATCCTGAGGACAAGCTGCTGTAAATCTCAAACCGTTTATTTAACTCTGTCTCCCTTTTCTCGttatacaaacaaaattttcaaggTATATAATCTAACATTATGTAAGAACCAAGCGgatttgtatttctttttacatgatTATCCAGACTTTATAGTTTGTTTAGTTTTGCAcacataacatattatatattcatacataacttattacataaaatgtgtGAAGATATATTACATGTCGATGTccgtataatatatgatatcgtACAGCAAACAGGGCCAAACATTCTTCGATAATttcaaatgttatatataattatatataatcatgataaattaaaaaaattatataatattatggtCTTTTATGTTACTTATCGCCTTTGGATTAATTGCCTTTACAACAGTCATTCGAAGCGACGCAAATTCTTGCtgtcaaataaatgtttaatataaaataaagtattattagaGTGAAGAAATATGTCGTCAGATCAATAGAATTCTGACATGatcataatattcatattggATGGTCaaaacgcattttttttataattttgttacgaAATACAACagaaattgagaaataattgtCTTTTAAAAACTTGTATCGTTCAAGTGAATGACCCCATTATTTCATGACATGCTCAGTCACGCGTTATTtagtatgtttttattttagcgcAGCTTTAcattgtatcatatatatatatatatatatatatatatatatatatatatatatatatattctcgtaCGCGTTCTCGCaacataatgataaattttaacatatctctatgttaaaatatctaatatgtttataaacagtaacatgtatgttttttttggCAAGCACAACGTATTGTCTTGTAAACTgtgataaagtaaatttaacaCTACTTGCTGCTTGGATATGAACCttccaaattaaataatcgacaattattatattttcaaatatatccgATTTTCGTTACCCTGTCTTCATCCAATCACATCCAGATCATACATTTTAACGGTGTTTTAGCAATAACAAAAATCTGTTTCGTAGTTTCGTTTTTAGTAGTTTTTACATCGTTGTTGCAAAGTGGTTCCGtcttttttcgattttgttaTCTccgttttgtttttatatttcttttaatggaTGTCTTCCATTTCAAGGTAAAACTTTTTTCACCTATTCTAttcatctataaatttttgcgaGGTACGCTCTTATTGACGTAGATAATACAAGTTTATAAATctgcaaagaatatatttaatataaaaaggaccgaaaacattttattgagaaatatatttataaaaacacttcaatttaaaaatttttaattttaaatttgataacagtaaatgataaagaatgatatagcagtattttaaatatttatatttaaacatacaatatattaaaaccaatgtaaaaaaaaagtaataagtcACATGTTTTATCGTAAAAAGGCTTTTCAACTTGcagtatattttatcgatcttTTATTCATACGAGTTTTTTTTCTGTAGAGTGTTTAATAGATATTCATGCTTCTTTTCACgaaaatcgaataataaaaaaacaaacaaaaaataaatttggatatCTCAAACTAACATTTATAATGGTCCACTTCTACGTCTAATAAGGATGATTCAAAAAGGTCAAAAGCGTGGTCGAGATCATTACAAAAGGTAAATTGGCTAATCTTAACTGTCCGCCGTGTTGCATCGCAGCCGGATGTTCCCCTGTAAGAATCAGAAgagataaatatctctttcttttcactttttttaataacagttTTGTAAGggagtatttatttttcgtaataCATTGAACAATCGAGTAAGCTGAATAACGAGTAGAGAAAAACCATTAGATATATTAAGCCGCTGTACATACATTATAACAACGTAATAGCAGGTGCGTTATAAGATTAAGAAGTATACATACCATTAAGTACATGAACTAAGACTGTCTTTGTGTTGGCGTTACTGGGATGGCAGGTGTATTGTCCGCTATCCGCTGGTTGAGCACGTTGAATTAAAAGGTACGACGTCGTTACTTCGCCCTTCTCCGTGATAACCGATACCCCTCCTCTCGGACTGTCATAATTGATCGCCTGTCATGTGCAGATTccggaaaaatgttattttaattaaatttcttcttacaatgcttataaataatagcgtTCGTCGAACCGACGAGGAAATCTGTTAATTGaatgattgattaattttcagTTGAAAAAATCTGTAGCGATATTGATTGACAATGGTTAtgaggaaaaattattataataaagtatttggATGTTTCTCGTTCTAATATGAATGTATAATAGATGCGAAATCAatctttaacaaattttattattatcctaAATCGTATAACAATAATcataatacaattacaatgcaatataattctctatcataataattagagaaattttttcgaatgtcatgtgaatttatttatttaaatatatttttgcatgacCGCGTATATGCtattacgtttatattttacggatatattttctctctacgAATTAAAAACTGCGTAAAAAACTCTCCTTCATTCCGACTCGATTGCATTTCCTGGTTTGTAAATTGGTGGAAATTCAGTCTCGGAAACTTTGGTAAAATCGATAATAGCAGGTATCAAGTTATGTCTATTTTGCTGAGACTCATAATGTTTTAAAGACCAGAACTTACAacactttcaaaataaacgaTTTACATGTTACTGTTGCAAAATGGATTTAAATAACGTTTAAAACCTTCCGAgaagatattataattctcaaaatataaCTGCAACtggatattttatcttttttatacttaattaaatatgttttttttaaattatctatctctcttatatgtatatacattttttttatacatatatacagtttatattgaatattagcTTCATTCATTTCAATATCTGATAATTCCTTTGGATTTGTACCTGCTTTTGATTTAATGTTTCtccattaattttgtttattttcattttatttatttttctcgttacGTTTTTGGCAATCGTTATTGCAAtttaagcaaatatattttattcatctcgTTGTCTATCATCGTGTTATCTATTTAGTAAGGcaagaatagatttttttacttttttgtgCTACAAATTTGCaacagaatatttaattattatcgcaacatttcatatatctatatatttcatattgcaATTACGTATCGTGcattaatttatcgaaagcTTTCATCCATAGGTAACAGCTTGTGTTTCTTTAATATCGTAACATAACAGATCggattgatttatatatttcggaCTCGTGCGAAAAATGTGACATGCAAATATCTCTAAAATGGTCtgagatatgaaaaattttacatgattttgCATGTGCGTGTttcatgcaaaaatttaaaaaaatctgcgtGCGTTTTCTATTTCACAGACTAAAaacgacaaatattttattcgcttttagtcatttgaaaacaaaatattctatattcgtTTTCTTCTGTTACACAATCAGGTATGATTCATTCagattttttcaatcaaaacaaaaattcaattgtaaataggttttttgcatttaattgagTTTCAATAagctattatttatacaaaaagagacagtattaaataaatcattgagttttaaataaattattgagaacatgtatagatgtatatacacgtttttgtcatttgtttatatatttgtttatgtgatattgttacatttatgTGTACGTTTTGTCTCTACGTTTCTTCTTTAATCAGActgatattttttccaatagcgctttttattttgaccTATCTCAAAAGGAATTTACTGACATTCCATGCCACAAAGCTTTAGTGTTTATTAAGGAGTGATTGCAATCGGTTGCGGTTCTCTATTCATTTTCTGAGGAAAACCACAAGTCTGTGAACCGAAACGTCAATGAATGAATCTGTTCCTTTAAAGGGATTTACTGACATTCCATATTCCGTcataaacatttaatgtttattaaaagataattgcaataaattgcggttctttattcattttctaaGGATGACCATAGGTTCGTGAGCCGAAATgtcaatgaataaatttatttttccgcaTGCTCGATTATGTgccaattatttaaacaatattaaaaaaataagagacaattacatttaattcttattaaactttggtttaattaaaaatttaattttaataatataatatagaaaaaattttttagctcTTTTAATGGATAAtgttaatagaatatattctcttttcgcGTAAGTACCGATCTAGCGCGTATCAATGTCTACATGTCATTACTACAGCATGCCACCAGTAAATTCCAATGTAACAATGCCGAGCAGAGTGCTGTCAGCGGACcgcaaaatgtcaaaaattctgaaattttggaaaattcaaaatatcagATTCACAACACTCCGCACAAATATCTGTACTTTctgtatactatatatactatatatttcgagagaatactatatcgcaaaaatatcattgcgAGATTCACTGTGAATATCATACCATCTCTATCTTATGACAGAAACAAtcgttaatttcaattaatataaaaatactttttgatatatatgtgaaaaatgttGCAAGGATTAGTTCAATCCAACATTGTTTGTTTCCGAGTTGTATTTCCGAATTACACAGTctgcgttttattttattcgagaaAGATTATTTCAGAGAGGTCATACCGGACGGAGATCATAACTTTACCAGGATTTTTAAAGtccaataaatttcaatatgattCTTTCGAGTTAAAATGTTTGTCTGAAGATATTCAGAAGTCAAAGAATAATCCGAagtaaagtttcttttttctgcGCTGTATATATAGCCTCCTTGAATTAGGTCGATCTTATGTAAGCCTTTTTAATGAGGATATATAAAGCGGATTACACCATGGGATAATACTGATTGCTCAGGTCGGTAGAAGGGCTGCAAGTGGAAATTCGCTCGAATACCACTGTTGTTTGGTTTTTCGCcagcgataattttattcgtcgCTGGTTAGGTGAATATTCGTCTTTGCGCGTGTgagtacttttaatttttatattttaatttaatttataattatgatgtatgataatgataaattcatGCAATTAGGCGTAATGGGAAAAGTTAACAGAGATTGATGTTTGTGCGAAATCAATTACACCAACAAGACAGTAACGTGATTGCGCGTTACCGATTATTTATGCTACATATGCTGCATATCTCAACAGGCATAATTCTCCCTACAAATGACGGGATTAACTGGGTCATAGGGATGGAAGGAATGCGTGCGACAAGATAGACGGAAAATATGGGGCTAGCAGAAATACTACGcgtcaaatttttcattccgAGTTCGAGCGAACGCGTGAGATCAAGATAGGATTGGCTAGTACAAGATGCAATAGCATCGGAACGggataaaaagtaaatgatGAGACGGAGCAAGTACGCGAAAGAAAATCTCTGCGTACGTGACACGATAGCTTACAGGATCGAGCGCTACAAAATAGATAGGGGTTTGGAGAAAGAAAGTCAAATTCTTAGGAAAATAGAGTAAGAAATAACGTGACAGACGAATGAGCAAGATTTGGACCCGCAGGTAAGGATTGCGATAATCGGATTGCAAAAGTCTtcgaatgagagaaagagaaacgagaataaataaaaaaaaaagaaaatgaatttaCTCAAAGCAAAAGAAGCAAAAGAAATGgcaggaaaaagagaaaaggagaaaaaatgattaattaaaataagtagaaaatagaaaatagtaaaatttgaATGAATCACTCttgcattatacataataatagatgataaataacaataaaaaaaggtacattaaaaaaataatatatcaaaagcaaaataaaagatttggcTCAACAAGctatgaattaaattagatttttctaaatatatatttatcacgtaactttataatgttaaattgaGTAAGCATCGAGATAAAATGAtagtaaaacattaaaaatgtagaataaaaagaaacgaatGCGTAATATTCGGGAAGAAATGAAAGACACTGCGAAAACGACGAGAGAGTTAATGCGATGAACTGTCGGTGGAGCTCAAAAGTAGAAATATAAGACCTAAATAGAAGCCCACAAGATACAAAGACAGACACGGTCGGAGAAATAGGTGTTGTATAATGCGACCAGGGTTAGTGAAGCACACACTGGAGAAACTTTTGCGGCAAAGGAGAAAGACAAGGATAAGAGATAGATTTTGAAGTTGAGAAATGAGATGGAGTTACCGCGATGTtcgtacatttaaaaattgaacatgGAGAAACGCTCTCTAGACaggtaatattaaaattaaaagttttctctCCTGCAAACTCGGAATCTTAAACTTGAAAACTTGTTTAAAACGCGTCACACACCGAACGGATAGAGTGAGCGCGATTCGAATAAGAGATGATAAGAAATCGCGGTGAAATGGAAAGACGTGAATTTAAGAATTGACGTCTTTTATACGACACCTTAGAAATAATGATTGAAAATCAATTTGTCGGTGTCCTATTTCACCACTTTCAATTTAGTCAaacaaattgcatttaatggCAACATACCTCATTATTGTGCGTCCATTTAATGGTAAATGGTGGTTCAGGACTATGTCGTACAACGCAGGTCAAATTCATAGTGCTAtccttatttatatacatttctggTTCTCCAATAATCATCGTCACAGGCTCTGTGGATGaggatagaaatatatatatatataacaaaaaattattatttcaaaatcattatctgcaagaagaaataatgtaattagatATTTCTTGCAAGAATTGTGTTAAAttgtagaatattatattacatcaatAGATGCAGTTTTCCTTTTAAATTGCTGCGAAATACGGCGGAATTTGATcagtttttcaaattttttttgcttaaacCTGTTAATATCTCTCTTAATTTAGATTATCATAGAATTAAAGAATATCATCTTTATACATGCTATAAAAACATTCATATGATTGCAAGAGATATCAATTTCATggtcttttttcaattttaatattaattaataaaagagatcTGCCAATTTCTCttagtaattttaatagacatttcaaatttttaatttttaaattttacaatattgataTAGACGTTGTAATTTATTCGACGCATACATAGGTTTCATGATAGCCATGAAAAAAGTGGATATTCtggattcataaaaaaattatatttttcaattacatttaTCATCCTACATgactaattattttctttgcaattcaaatatgaaattaaaagccA
Encoded proteins:
- the LOC126853376 gene encoding SPEG neighbor protein-like isoform X4 produces the protein MQGPTRCTADHRIHEDRASEPLDRGPYFDVSVSRNVTALVGQTATLNCRVRNLGDRTVSWVRHRDIHLLTVGTETYTSDQRFVTLHFPRTEDWTLQVKYPQRRDSGTYECQVSTTPPIGHSMLLSVVEPVTMIIGEPEMYINKDSTMNLTCVVRHSPEPPFTIKWTHNNEAINYDSPRGGVSVITEKGEVTTSYLLIQRAQPADSGQYTCHPSNANTKTVLVHVLNGEHPAAMQHGGQLRLANLPFVMISTTLLTFLNHPY